The DNA window GCAAGTACAAGAAGTTCAGGAAGTCAAGGATTAGGATTCTGGTCATTACTTTTAGGTCCATCAAAGCCACGAAACACAGTACCAACATCATCTTTAGCGGTATCACAAGCTTCATCAAGAACATCGGGTAGCACAGCTTCAGCAAGTTCAGTACCGGTTACTAGTAGAGCTTCAGGGGCACCTTCAGTAAGTTCAGCAGTTACAAGGGATACAAAAAGTTCTGTTGTTACAAAAGATTCAAAAAGTCCCGTAACAGTAGTAAGCGGAACGGCAGTACCAGGACCGGTATCCGCTTTGAAACCTGGAAAACCTTTGACCTCCCCAAGTGAAGGTGTCCCTGGGCAGGGTCCTAATGCAACGCTGCTTACTACTTTAAAGACTAGAAACGATATAAGTCATGGGGATACGGTTTCTGCTCCTAGTACTTTGAAAAGTGCATCCAATAAG is part of the Plasmodium cynomolgi strain B DNA, scaffold: 0501, whole genome shotgun sequence genome and encodes:
- a CDS encoding hypothetical protein (putative), producing MTPEFRLMLLLAIFCFPFKSIKATKHSTNIIFSGITSFIKNIGGTFSKFSSYKGYKKFCCYKRFKKSRNSSKRNGSTRTGIRFETWKTFDLPK